In Chlorogloeopsis sp. ULAP01, the following are encoded in one genomic region:
- the trpE gene encoding anthranilate synthase component I: protein MIFPDFSQFSDLAQFGNFVPVYQEWVADLDTPVSAWYKVCAGQPYSFLLESVEGGEKLGRYSLLGCDPLWILEARGNHTTQIHRDGSQIGFEGDPFTALAQCLEALNPVKLPQLPPGIGGLFGFWGYELIQWIEPRVPIHPQDERNIPDGLWMQVDQLLIFDQVKRKIWAIAYADLRDPNVDLQAVYEKACDRVTQMVHKLSLPLSPQSTLLEWKPPENRALAGIEEYQSNFTREEFCASVVKAKEYIKAGDIFQVVISQRLSTEYTGDPFALYRSLRQINPSPYMSFFNFQDWQIIGSSPEVMVKAERDPEGGIIATVRPIAGTRPRGKSPKEDAAFAEDLLKDPKEIAEHVMLVDLGRNDLGRVCESGTVKVDELMVIERYSHVMHIVSNVVGKLAPGKTAWDLLKACFPAGTVSGAPKIRAMEIINELEPSRRGVYSGVYGYYDFEGQLNTAIAIRTMVVRNNTVTVQAGAGLVADSEPEKEYEETLNKARGLLVAIRCLR, encoded by the coding sequence ATGATCTTCCCTGATTTCTCTCAATTCTCCGATTTAGCTCAATTTGGCAACTTTGTTCCGGTGTATCAAGAGTGGGTAGCAGATTTAGATACGCCTGTTTCTGCTTGGTATAAGGTATGCGCTGGACAACCTTATAGTTTTTTGTTGGAATCGGTAGAAGGTGGGGAAAAACTAGGACGCTATAGTTTACTGGGCTGCGATCCATTATGGATTTTGGAAGCCAGGGGAAATCATACTACCCAAATACATCGCGATGGTTCGCAAATTGGATTTGAAGGCGATCCTTTTACAGCTTTAGCTCAATGCTTAGAAGCCCTAAATCCAGTTAAGTTGCCCCAATTACCGCCAGGAATTGGCGGTTTGTTTGGTTTTTGGGGTTATGAATTGATTCAGTGGATAGAGCCGCGTGTACCAATTCATCCACAAGATGAGCGGAATATCCCTGATGGTTTGTGGATGCAGGTAGATCAGCTGTTGATTTTCGATCAGGTAAAGCGGAAAATTTGGGCGATCGCTTATGCCGATTTGCGCGATCCGAATGTGGATTTACAAGCAGTATATGAAAAAGCGTGCGATCGCGTCACTCAAATGGTTCACAAGCTATCTCTACCACTTTCACCACAAAGTACCTTGTTGGAATGGAAGCCACCAGAAAATCGGGCATTAGCAGGAATCGAGGAATATCAAAGTAATTTTACCCGCGAAGAATTTTGCGCCAGCGTCGTTAAGGCAAAAGAATACATCAAAGCTGGCGATATTTTCCAAGTCGTAATTTCCCAGCGTTTATCAACAGAATACACTGGCGATCCTTTTGCCTTATACCGTTCCTTGCGTCAGATTAATCCTTCCCCTTATATGTCATTCTTTAACTTCCAGGATTGGCAAATCATCGGTTCTAGTCCGGAAGTGATGGTAAAAGCAGAACGCGATCCAGAAGGAGGAATCATCGCCACAGTACGTCCTATTGCTGGCACACGCCCCCGTGGTAAGTCACCAAAAGAAGATGCAGCGTTTGCTGAGGATTTGCTCAAAGATCCTAAAGAAATAGCCGAACACGTCATGCTCGTGGATTTAGGGCGCAACGATTTAGGGCGTGTCTGCGAAAGTGGGACGGTAAAAGTAGACGAATTAATGGTGATTGAACGTTACTCCCACGTCATGCACATTGTTAGTAATGTAGTGGGTAAATTAGCACCTGGTAAGACTGCATGGGATTTACTCAAAGCTTGCTTCCCCGCAGGTACGGTGAGCGGCGCACCCAAAATTCGAGCAATGGAAATTATCAACGAGTTAGAGCCTTCTCGACGGGGTGTGTATTCTGGCGTCTATGGATACTACGATTTTGAAGGACAATTGAATACTGCCATAGCAATTCGTACAATGGTAGTGCGTAATAATACTGTAACAGTGCAAGCGGGTGCGGGATTGGTGGCAGATTCTGAGCCAGAGAAAGAGTATGAGGAGACTTTGAATAAGGCTAGGGGTTTGTTAGTGGCAATACGCTGTTTGCGGTGA
- a CDS encoding photosystem I reaction center subunit II PsaD — protein sequence MAETLSGQTPIFGGSTGGLLKKAEVEEKYAITWTSPKEQVFEMPTGGAAKMRQGQNLLYLARKEQCIALGGQLRKFKITDYKIYRIYPNGETAYIHPADGVFPEKVNQGRQKVRYVDRSIGKNPSPAKLKFSGTATYDAPNS from the coding sequence ATGGCAGAAACACTTTCTGGACAAACTCCGATATTTGGCGGCAGCACTGGCGGCTTGCTCAAGAAAGCAGAAGTGGAAGAAAAGTACGCTATCACTTGGACTAGCCCGAAAGAGCAAGTTTTTGAAATGCCCACTGGTGGCGCAGCCAAAATGCGGCAAGGACAAAACTTATTGTATTTAGCTCGCAAAGAGCAATGCATCGCTTTGGGCGGTCAACTCCGCAAGTTCAAAATCACGGACTACAAAATCTACCGGATTTATCCGAACGGAGAAACTGCTTATATTCACCCGGCTGATGGTGTCTTCCCAGAGAAGGTTAACCAAGGTCGTCAAAAAGTCCGTTATGTAGACCGCAGCATCGGTAAGAATCCCAGCCCTGCCAAACTTAAGTTTAGCGGTACAGCTACCTACGACGCTCCCAATTCATAG
- a CDS encoding DICT sensory domain-containing protein — MSISISVLSDLLQALPHLRPQLYFKASLTALSHAMEDQILAATLEQPLVIASFQRERFYRQEAHRYQRLAQRSDQIYVLSAPETDFTNSSEYYEKIAFRPDDALSQEWHLVVIAQNYATCLVCRESIGSLAKNRQLRELSPSLDMDTARRFEGIWTAERGVSLKAAELLLGRILSYRPELLDKIDSVRQRFGIGGRKSDSKVLQQLSEYACDIDTDPFVQRLVTYLQASQYKLHKAYRSIAAQARKERLVNSISTAIRRSLNSQEILKVAAQELGQHLGASRCLIYRAQASDTQAIIEHEFLSPNVLSVAGQIWPLENNPLFEEVIQQDEGVCVADTINDSRVSGSKALWHLVEKFAIRSWLMEPVLFQGRLLGIVELHYCSHTPHDLQAGELDLVKAIATQIGAALIQAEAYANLEDLNQQLEALDRTRSNLIAITGHELRTPLSTIQVCLESLASEPDMPLELRQVMLNTALSDSERMRKLVQDFLTLSNLESGRVEWHPESLTLQECIDLALSRIRTRVATDPLPKITTKIVPNLPLVRADGDWLVEVIAKLVDNACKFTPPEGQITIQASRNNHKMVEVTVADTGRGIEPNRLEIVFDRFYQEEGALRRTTGGTGLGLAICRQIVNGWGGEIWATSTGKNQGSEFHFTIPAIEGSPEQTRSRVKSK, encoded by the coding sequence ATGAGCATTTCAATTTCCGTGCTGAGCGATCTGCTTCAGGCCTTACCTCACCTACGGCCCCAGCTATATTTCAAAGCTTCGCTAACGGCTCTTTCTCATGCGATGGAAGATCAGATTTTAGCTGCTACTTTAGAGCAGCCTTTGGTAATTGCCAGCTTTCAACGAGAGCGATTTTACCGTCAAGAAGCTCATCGTTATCAGCGACTTGCCCAGCGAAGTGATCAAATATATGTGTTGTCTGCTCCAGAAACAGATTTCACCAACAGTTCGGAATACTACGAAAAGATAGCTTTTAGACCAGATGATGCCTTAAGTCAGGAGTGGCATTTGGTAGTAATTGCTCAAAATTATGCTACTTGTCTAGTATGCCGAGAAAGTATAGGCTCTCTTGCCAAAAACAGGCAATTACGGGAGTTAAGCCCTAGTTTGGACATGGATACGGCACGGAGGTTTGAGGGTATTTGGACAGCAGAACGGGGAGTAAGCCTCAAAGCCGCTGAATTGCTCTTGGGGAGGATTTTAAGTTACAGACCTGAGTTGCTAGATAAAATCGATTCAGTACGCCAGCGATTTGGAATCGGGGGACGCAAGAGTGACTCAAAAGTATTACAGCAACTGAGTGAATATGCTTGTGATATTGATACCGATCCGTTTGTACAGCGTTTAGTGACCTACCTGCAAGCTAGTCAGTACAAATTGCATAAAGCCTATCGTTCCATTGCTGCCCAAGCACGCAAAGAACGCCTAGTCAATTCGATTAGTACTGCAATTAGACGATCGCTCAATTCCCAAGAAATTCTCAAAGTCGCAGCGCAAGAGTTGGGGCAACACCTGGGAGCTTCTCGCTGTCTAATTTATCGCGCTCAAGCTTCAGATACCCAAGCAATTATTGAACATGAATTTTTGAGTCCGAATGTGTTATCTGTTGCCGGACAAATTTGGCCTTTAGAAAATAATCCTTTATTTGAGGAAGTGATCCAACAGGATGAAGGCGTCTGTGTTGCTGATACTATCAACGATTCACGGGTGAGTGGTTCAAAAGCGCTTTGGCATCTAGTAGAAAAATTTGCCATTCGCTCTTGGCTGATGGAACCGGTGCTGTTTCAAGGGCGATTGTTGGGAATTGTGGAATTACACTATTGCAGCCACACTCCCCACGATTTGCAAGCCGGCGAATTGGATTTGGTAAAAGCGATCGCTACCCAAATTGGAGCAGCGCTAATTCAAGCAGAAGCCTACGCTAACCTAGAAGACTTAAATCAGCAATTAGAAGCTCTTGATCGCACTCGTAGTAACCTGATTGCCATTACTGGACACGAACTTCGCACACCCTTATCTACAATTCAAGTCTGTTTGGAAAGCCTTGCTAGCGAACCCGATATGCCCTTGGAGTTGCGGCAAGTGATGTTGAATACAGCTCTTTCTGATTCGGAACGAATGCGAAAACTCGTCCAGGATTTCCTCACCCTTTCTAACCTCGAAAGCGGGCGAGTAGAGTGGCATCCAGAATCTCTGACTTTACAAGAATGTATAGATTTAGCACTCAGTCGGATTCGTACCCGTGTTGCCACTGACCCACTACCTAAAATTACAACCAAAATTGTACCTAACCTACCCTTAGTGAGAGCGGATGGTGATTGGTTAGTGGAAGTAATCGCAAAACTTGTAGACAACGCCTGCAAATTTACACCACCAGAAGGGCAAATCACCATTCAAGCTAGTCGGAACAATCATAAGATGGTTGAGGTAACTGTGGCTGACACAGGACGAGGCATAGAACCCAATCGCCTCGAAATTGTATTTGACCGCTTTTACCAAGAAGAGGGAGCGCTACGACGTACCACTGGTGGTACGGGCTTGGGTCTAGCAATTTGTCGTCAAATTGTCAATGGTTGGGGTGGCGAAATTTGGGCAACATCCACCGGAAAAAATCAAGGTAGCGAGTTTCATTTCACCATACCCGCCATTGAAGGCAGCCCAGAGCAAACGCGCTCAAGAGTGAAGAGTAAGTAG
- a CDS encoding amylo-alpha-1,6-glucosidase, protein MTPDTLMTPEKIVLDEKTFVPAEFIPIPEWPCVISERPQPTLTVKDDDLFLVTDTLGNISGCSINDGNPSMGLFCSDTRFLSRLELQINQHSPVLLSSTADKGFSLSVLCTNPRIDDRLQADTVGIRREIVLNGALFEEIEISNYSTTTVSFELSISFEADFADLFEVRGFGREKRGKLLRLLEPKFEEGVTAFCDGASPPQIHLHPDKEKALALAYQGLDGLVMESRINFQYRLPDSFKGYTALWQLEMAPHETQKLGYRLNMLTNNKPSSTVSSAVTLVQAKAAEMMEEQNWVQQITRIRADDRGTFNRVIERAEQDMYLLRQSFGKYKTVSAGVPWYSTLFGRDSIITASQTLMLNPQIAKETLILLAKYQGKVEDEWREEEPGKILHEMRLGELARTQEIPHTPYYGTVDATPLWLMLYAEYYAWTHDLETLEQLWPNALAAMEWIDRNMKETGYLSYYRKSRRGLANQGWKDSGDCIVNRKGELANGAIALCEVQGYVYAAKMRLAEIARMKKRLDLADSWLEEARNLKLRFNKDFWMEDQDFCALALDGDGKQVDSITSNPGHCLHLGIFTPEKAYSVAERLRAPDMFNGWGIRTLSSLSPAYNPMGYHIGSVWPHDNALIAMGLRSLGLVDQALELFEGLFDMTRKQPYNRPPELFCGFERIGDDSVPVQYPVACTPQAWATGSVFQLLQMMVNLVPDAPNNCLRVIDPALPESINRLSLHNLRVGPTILDLEFERSGSTTACRVAKKRGNLRVVIEA, encoded by the coding sequence ATGACACCGGATACACTCATGACACCGGAAAAGATTGTCTTGGATGAAAAAACTTTTGTTCCTGCGGAATTCATACCTATCCCAGAATGGCCTTGCGTTATAAGTGAAAGACCACAGCCGACACTTACAGTTAAAGATGATGATTTATTTTTAGTTACAGATACTTTAGGTAATATTTCTGGGTGTTCAATCAACGACGGCAATCCTAGCATGGGGCTATTTTGCTCTGATACCCGGTTTCTGAGTCGTTTAGAGTTGCAGATCAACCAGCATTCACCGGTTTTACTCAGTAGTACTGCTGACAAAGGTTTTTCACTTTCCGTGTTATGTACTAATCCCAGAATTGACGATCGCCTCCAAGCCGATACAGTTGGGATTCGCCGAGAAATTGTCCTGAATGGAGCATTATTTGAAGAAATCGAAATATCCAACTACAGTACAACTACAGTCAGTTTTGAACTCAGCATTAGTTTTGAGGCAGATTTTGCTGATTTATTTGAAGTTCGAGGCTTTGGTAGAGAAAAACGGGGTAAGCTTTTACGCCTATTAGAACCAAAATTTGAGGAAGGAGTAACTGCTTTTTGTGATGGTGCTTCTCCTCCCCAGATTCACCTACATCCAGACAAAGAAAAAGCCTTAGCGCTGGCTTACCAAGGTTTAGATGGCTTGGTGATGGAATCTCGCATCAATTTTCAATATCGGCTACCAGATTCTTTCAAGGGTTACACAGCATTGTGGCAACTAGAAATGGCTCCCCACGAAACACAAAAGTTGGGCTACAGGCTGAATATGTTGACAAATAACAAGCCTAGTTCCACTGTTAGTTCTGCTGTCACCTTAGTTCAGGCGAAAGCTGCTGAGATGATGGAAGAGCAAAACTGGGTGCAACAGATTACGCGCATTCGTGCCGATGACAGGGGTACTTTTAATCGAGTCATCGAGCGGGCTGAACAAGATATGTATTTGTTACGCCAATCTTTTGGCAAGTACAAAACAGTTTCTGCAGGAGTACCTTGGTATTCCACGCTATTTGGTCGGGATTCTATCATTACAGCTTCCCAAACCTTAATGTTAAACCCCCAAATTGCTAAGGAAACTCTGATTCTGTTGGCAAAATATCAAGGCAAAGTCGAAGATGAATGGCGAGAAGAGGAACCGGGCAAAATTCTTCACGAGATGCGGTTGGGGGAACTAGCTCGCACTCAAGAAATACCTCATACACCTTACTACGGTACTGTTGACGCCACTCCTTTGTGGTTGATGCTTTACGCTGAATACTATGCTTGGACTCATGATCTAGAAACTTTAGAACAACTTTGGCCAAATGCACTAGCGGCGATGGAGTGGATCGACCGCAATATGAAAGAAACTGGCTATCTTAGTTATTACCGTAAATCTAGACGCGGACTTGCTAACCAAGGCTGGAAAGACTCTGGTGATTGTATTGTCAACCGCAAAGGAGAGCTAGCTAATGGGGCAATTGCTCTTTGTGAGGTGCAAGGCTATGTTTATGCGGCAAAAATGCGTTTAGCAGAAATTGCGAGGATGAAGAAACGGCTAGACTTAGCAGACAGTTGGTTAGAGGAGGCAAGAAATCTAAAGTTGAGGTTTAACAAAGACTTTTGGATGGAAGATCAAGATTTTTGCGCCCTGGCTTTAGATGGAGATGGCAAGCAAGTAGATAGTATTACCTCAAATCCTGGCCATTGTTTGCATTTAGGCATCTTCACGCCCGAAAAAGCTTACAGTGTTGCGGAACGACTACGCGCACCGGATATGTTTAATGGTTGGGGTATTCGGACTTTAAGTAGCTTATCGCCAGCTTACAATCCAATGGGTTATCATATCGGTTCTGTATGGCCCCATGATAATGCATTAATTGCGATGGGATTGCGATCGCTTGGCCTCGTCGATCAAGCCTTGGAACTTTTTGAAGGTTTATTCGACATGACTAGAAAGCAGCCTTACAATCGTCCTCCAGAACTGTTTTGCGGCTTTGAGCGAATTGGAGATGATAGCGTGCCTGTGCAATATCCAGTTGCTTGTACCCCCCAAGCTTGGGCTACTGGTAGTGTATTTCAACTACTGCAAATGATGGTAAACTTGGTACCTGATGCTCCCAACAACTGCCTCAGAGTTATCGATCCTGCTTTACCAGAATCAATCAATCGCCTATCACTCCATAATTTGCGAGTTGGCCCCACCATCCTCGATTTAGAATTCGAGCGTTCTGGTAGCACCACTGCTTGCCGAGTTGCAAAAAAACGCGGTAACCTCCGGGTTGTAATTGAAGCGTAG
- a CDS encoding DUF2973 domain-containing protein, producing MLHLLYILAFTILAVIAVANLIRNLVMFSFYKERNYPVKYSSGANHGNFPYPASKSTLTPHPELLDSSGNLIKEPLLVMRSINVDDARQQLDALYESSPGQKSETQEES from the coding sequence ATGTTACATCTACTTTACATTCTTGCTTTTACGATTTTAGCTGTGATTGCTGTTGCTAACCTAATTCGCAACTTGGTCATGTTCAGTTTTTATAAAGAGCGGAATTATCCGGTGAAGTACTCTTCAGGAGCTAATCATGGAAACTTTCCCTATCCAGCATCTAAAAGCACACTCACACCCCATCCAGAATTATTGGATAGTTCAGGCAACTTAATTAAAGAGCCTCTTTTGGTGATGCGATCAATAAATGTTGATGACGCCCGCCAACAATTAGATGCCCTTTACGAATCTTCTCCAGGACAAAAAAGCGAAACTCAGGAAGAGAGTTAG
- a CDS encoding DUF2605 domain-containing protein yields MQDSNLSEPELLKTILQPLLEDFQYWFGRSRTLLETEQLDFLGAQEQSVLLERVKQAQEEVNTAKMLFNATQGQVGIDMATLMPWHQLLSECWKVAMQYRTQQASFQQQDGI; encoded by the coding sequence ATGCAAGACTCAAATTTATCGGAACCTGAATTGCTAAAAACAATTTTGCAACCACTGCTAGAGGATTTTCAGTATTGGTTTGGGCGATCGCGTACCTTGCTGGAAACAGAGCAGCTAGATTTTTTAGGTGCTCAGGAGCAATCAGTTTTATTAGAGCGAGTCAAGCAAGCACAAGAAGAAGTGAATACAGCAAAGATGCTATTTAATGCAACACAAGGACAAGTAGGGATAGATATGGCAACCTTAATGCCTTGGCATCAGTTGCTATCAGAATGCTGGAAAGTAGCAATGCAATACCGAACACAGCAGGCTAGTTTCCAACAGCAAGACGGCATATAA
- the thrS gene encoding threonine--tRNA ligase translates to MDQQPMSPSQDLSQLEQPEQKIHLPRTSESENLKKIRHTTSHVMAMAVQKLFPKAQVTIGPWIENGFYYDFDHPEPFTEKDLKAIKKEMDKIINRKLPVIREEVSREEAERRIKEIKETYKLEILADIKEEPITIYHLGNEWWDLCAGPHVDNTKELNPKAIELETLAGAYWRGDETKAQLQRIYGTAWETPEQLAEYKRRKEEAQRRDHRKLGKELGLFVFSDLVGPGLPLWTPKGTLLRSLLEDFLKQEQLKRGYLPVVTPHIGRVDLFKASGHWQKYKEDLFPMMAENEEAAAHEQGFVLKAMNCPFHIQIYKSELRSYRELPIRFAEFGTVYRYEQSGELGGLTRVRGFTQDDAHIFVTPEQLDSEFLNVVDLILSVIKILKLDQNFKARLSFRDPTSDKYIGSDDAWDKAESAIRRAVETLGMNHFEGIGEAAFYGPKLDFIVRDALDREWQLGTVQVDYNLPERFDLEYVAEDGSRKRPVMIHRAPFGSLERLIGILIEEYAGDFPLWLAPVQIRLLPVSEVQLDFAKQVAAKMTAQGIRAEVDTSGDRLGKLIRNAEKEKIPVMAVVGAKEVETNSLSIRTRANGELGTIPIDEVLGKMKEAIANFKIF, encoded by the coding sequence ATGGATCAGCAGCCAATGTCGCCTTCCCAAGATTTAAGTCAATTAGAACAACCAGAGCAAAAAATTCATCTGCCACGTACAAGCGAATCGGAAAACTTAAAGAAAATTCGCCACACCACATCTCACGTCATGGCGATGGCAGTACAAAAGCTGTTTCCCAAGGCGCAAGTTACAATTGGCCCGTGGATAGAAAACGGCTTTTACTATGATTTTGATCATCCAGAGCCGTTTACCGAAAAGGATCTCAAAGCCATTAAAAAAGAGATGGATAAGATCATTAATCGGAAACTACCAGTCATTCGGGAAGAAGTTAGCCGCGAAGAAGCGGAACGGCGAATTAAAGAAATTAAGGAAACTTATAAGTTAGAAATTCTAGCAGATATTAAAGAAGAACCAATTACAATCTACCATTTGGGGAATGAATGGTGGGATTTGTGTGCTGGCCCCCACGTGGACAACACTAAAGAATTAAACCCGAAAGCGATTGAGTTAGAAACTCTAGCAGGTGCTTACTGGCGTGGGGATGAAACTAAAGCACAATTGCAACGCATCTACGGTACTGCTTGGGAAACGCCAGAACAATTAGCAGAATATAAACGGCGTAAAGAAGAAGCACAGCGACGCGATCACCGCAAACTTGGTAAAGAACTGGGATTATTTGTATTTTCTGACTTAGTGGGGCCAGGGTTGCCACTGTGGACACCAAAAGGAACTTTATTGCGGAGTCTTCTAGAAGACTTTCTCAAACAAGAGCAGCTCAAACGTGGTTATTTACCAGTGGTAACACCGCATATTGGCAGAGTGGATTTATTTAAAGCTTCTGGACATTGGCAGAAGTACAAAGAAGACTTGTTCCCAATGATGGCAGAAAATGAGGAAGCAGCGGCACACGAACAAGGTTTTGTGCTCAAAGCCATGAATTGTCCCTTCCACATTCAAATATATAAGAGTGAGTTGCGTTCTTACCGAGAACTACCAATACGCTTCGCAGAATTTGGCACTGTTTACCGCTATGAACAATCAGGAGAATTGGGTGGATTAACGCGAGTACGGGGTTTTACTCAAGATGATGCTCATATATTTGTCACCCCAGAACAGCTTGATAGCGAATTCCTTAACGTGGTGGACTTAATCTTGTCAGTTATTAAGATTCTGAAATTAGATCAAAACTTTAAGGCAAGACTGAGTTTCCGCGATCCAACCAGTGATAAGTATATTGGTTCCGATGACGCTTGGGACAAAGCTGAAAGTGCGATTCGGCGAGCAGTGGAAACTTTGGGCATGAATCACTTTGAGGGTATCGGTGAAGCTGCGTTCTATGGCCCCAAATTAGATTTTATTGTCCGCGATGCTTTAGACAGAGAATGGCAATTGGGAACTGTGCAGGTTGATTACAACTTGCCAGAAAGATTTGATTTGGAGTATGTTGCCGAAGATGGTTCTCGCAAACGCCCGGTGATGATCCATCGTGCGCCTTTTGGTTCCTTAGAAAGACTCATCGGTATCTTAATCGAAGAGTATGCAGGGGATTTCCCCTTGTGGTTAGCGCCAGTACAAATCAGATTGCTGCCAGTGAGTGAAGTGCAGTTGGATTTCGCCAAACAAGTGGCGGCAAAAATGACAGCACAGGGTATTCGTGCTGAGGTGGATACTAGTGGCGATCGCCTGGGTAAACTGATTCGCAATGCCGAGAAAGAGAAGATCCCCGTCATGGCAGTAGTAGGAGCAAAGGAAGTGGAAACAAATTCTTTGAGCATCCGTACTCGTGCAAATGGGGAATTGGGGACTATACCTATTGACGAAGTTTTGGGTAAGATGAAGGAAGCGATCGCCAACTTCAAGATTTTTTAA
- a CDS encoding type II toxin-antitoxin system RelE/ParE family toxin — translation MAYKVVWSPKALEDVEAIAIYIARDSASYAAAVVKKILDATIHVSKSPFSGQPVPEFGDDNIREYSVFTYRMIYRIQKDIITIAAVIYGKRLLDKFDID, via the coding sequence ATGGCTTATAAAGTAGTGTGGTCCCCTAAAGCATTGGAAGATGTAGAAGCAATTGCCATATATATAGCTCGTGACTCGGCTTCCTATGCTGCGGCAGTAGTCAAGAAAATACTTGATGCAACTATTCACGTCAGTAAATCTCCATTTTCCGGTCAACCTGTGCCAGAGTTTGGCGATGATAATATCAGAGAATATTCGGTATTTACTTACCGAATGATTTACCGTATTCAGAAAGATATTATTACTATTGCCGCAGTTATTTATGGAAAGAGACTTTTGGATAAATTTGATATCGATTAA
- the dndE gene encoding DNA sulfur modification protein DndE: METPIERIRLSQTAKEQLIRLKRITKIDQWNILCRWAFCRSLAEPTPPSPVPISHHSNVEMSWRVFGGEMSDILLLALKQRCHNDNLGTDIETLVTQFRLHLHRGIGYLAGDPNIKKIEDLIELAAKN, from the coding sequence ATGGAAACTCCGATCGAGAGAATTCGCTTATCCCAAACAGCTAAAGAACAACTGATCAGACTCAAACGCATCACCAAAATTGACCAATGGAATATATTATGTCGTTGGGCATTTTGTCGTTCCCTTGCCGAACCAACACCACCCTCTCCGGTGCCAATTTCTCACCATAGCAACGTCGAAATGAGTTGGCGTGTTTTTGGTGGCGAAATGTCCGACATTTTGCTTCTGGCACTTAAACAGCGCTGCCACAATGACAATCTCGGTACCGATATAGAAACCCTGGTGACACAATTTCGCCTGCATTTACATCGTGGCATTGGATATTTAGCAGGCGATCCAAATATCAAGAAAATTGAAGATTTGATTGAATTAGCGGCCAAAAATTGA